One genomic window of Salvia miltiorrhiza cultivar Shanhuang (shh) chromosome 4, IMPLAD_Smil_shh, whole genome shotgun sequence includes the following:
- the LOC131020438 gene encoding uncharacterized protein LOC131020438, whose translation MKKATALILIGILVICCCTDASNADYVLYRDPKQPLNRRIKDLMKKMTLEEKLGQMVQIERSVASPQVMTKYFIGSVVSGGGSVPAPQAPPEVWVNMVNELQKGSLSTRLGIPMIYGIDGVHGHNNVYNATIFPHNIGLGATRDPQLVKRIGAATALEIRATGIPYTFAPCIAVCRDPRWGSCYESYSEDPSIVRAMTELIPGLQGDIPPHSRKGVPYLAGQDKVIACAEHYVGDGGTTKGINENNTVASMHQLLSIHMPAYYDSVIKGVSTVMISYSSWNGLKMHANRRLITGFLKKVQRFRGFVISNWEGIDRITSPPHANYTYSILAGVNAGIDMIMIPYNYTEFIDGLTFLVKNKFISMSRVDDAVKRILRVKFTMGLFEHPLSDYSMSKYLGCEEHRELAREAVRKSAVLLKNKQLLPLDKNAPKILVAGTHADNIGNQCGGWTIQWQGQSGNITSGTTILTAIRKAVGPETEVVFSENPDAGYVKQNGFSYAVVVVGEPPYAETFGDSVNLTLPEPGPSTISNVCGSVKCVVVLVTGRPVVIEPYLGQIDALVAAWLPGTEGQGVADVLFGDYGFTGRLPRTWFKTVEQLPMNVGDKHYDPLFPFGYGLTT comes from the exons ATGAAGAAAGCGACTGCACTAATCTTGATCGGAATTCTAGTGATATGTTGCTGCACAGACGCATCAAATGCAGATTACGTCCTATACAGAGATCCAAAGCAGCCATTGAATCGAAGAATAAAGGACCtaatgaagaagatgacattAGAGGAGAAGCTTGGCCAAATGGTGCAGATTGAGCGATCCGTCGCTTCACCACAAGTCATGACCAAATATTTCATTG GGAGCGTGGTGAGTGGCGGAGGCAGTGTTCCAGCCCCACAGGCGCCCCCCGAGGTGTGGGTCAACATGGTCAACGAGCTCCAGAAGGGCTCGTTGTCGACCCGTCTCGGGATACCCATGATTTATGGGATTGATGGAGTCCATGGGCATAACAATGTGTACAATGCCACCATTTTCCCTCACAACATTGGTCTAGGTGCTACTAG AGATCCGCAACTGGTGAAGAGAATCGGAGCAGCAACTGCTCTTGAAATCAGAGCTACAGGAATTCCTTATACTTTTGCACCTTGCATCGCG GTGTGCAGAGATCCAAGATGGGGTAGTTGCTACGAGAGCTATAGTGAAGATCCAAGCATAGTTCGTGCAATGACTGAACTCATTCCCGGCTTACAAGGAGACATACCACCTCATTCTCGAAAGGGCGTCCCTTACCTCGCCGGACA AGACAAGGTTATAGCTTGCGCGGAGCACTATGTTGGCGACGGTGGAACAACCAAAGGCATAAACGAGAACAACACAGTAGCAAGTATGCACCAACTGCTGAGCATCCACATGCCCGCCTACTACGATTCCGTCATCAAGGGCGTCTCCACTGTTATGATCTCCTACTCCAGCTGGAACGGACTCAAAATGCACGCCAATCGCCGTCTCATCACCGGATTTCTCAAGAAAGTCCAGCGCTTCAGA gGGTTCGTGATATCAAATTGGGAGGGAATCGACAGGATCACTTCGCCACCTCATGCAAACTATACTTATTCAATCCTCGCCGGAGTTAACGCTGGGATCGACATG ATTATGATTCCATACAATTACACTGAATTCATCGACGGCCTCACATTTCTGGTGAAGAACAAGTTCATCTCGATGAGTCGAGTCGACGATGCAGTGAAGAGGATTCTAAGAGTTAAATTCACAATGGGGCTATTCGAGCACCCGCTGTCTGACTACAGCATGAGCAAGTACCTAGGCTGTGAGGAACACCGGGAGCTAGCGAGAGAAGCGGTGAGAAAATCGGCGGTGCTGCTCAAGAACAAGCAATTGCTCCCGCTCGACAAGAATGCACCAAAGATCCTCGTCGCCGGCACACACGCCGACAACATCGGCAACCAGTGCGGCGGCTGGACCATCCAGTGGCAAGGCCAGAGCGGCAACATCACCTCCGGTACGACCATACTAACCGCCATCAGGAAAGCGGTGGGCCCCGAAACGGAAGTGGTGTTCAGCGAGAACCCGGACGCGGGCTATGTGAAGCAGAACGGATTCTCGtacgcggtggtggtggtgggggagcCGCCCTACGCGGAGACATTCGGCGACAGCGTCAACCTCACCCTGCCCGAGCCCGGCCCGAGTACTATATCGAACGTGTGCGGCTCCGTGAAGTGCGTGGTGGTCCTGGTCACGGGGCGGCCCGTCGTGATCGAGCCGTATCTAGGGCAGATCGACGCCCTCGTGGCGGCGTGGCTGCCCGGAACTGAGGGGCAGGGCGTCGCCGATGTTCTGTTCGGTGATTACGGGTTTACGGGCAGGCTTCCGCGCACTTGGTTTAAGACCGTTGAGCAGCTGCCCATGAATGTTGGGGATAAGCATTATGACCCGTTGTTTCCCTTCGGGTATGGACTCACCACATAA
- the LOC131023590 gene encoding uncharacterized protein LOC131023590 translates to MAESFDLFIHHGGFFSWVGNHQLYVGGKTLLRDGLDADRFGYFDLEEEVQKLGYGVWAAMMFRTPLTEDYSIIRDDSDVMRMLSHLSPNQRTLSVYVDHGVDIAEDAPVLEMDNNNEIEKHREIIVGGEESSEDDDYQPSNQDETDDDSEDIELASEDEEYQSARRNLKRKPIPRELFDKLVGQAEEDEELEADKEHAVSDYDESDGEMNSSSTEDEFEVARRKTKRVRYDPKQSHKDLNVVLGMRFENGWQTRDALTQCGIENGWYLRFKRVSATLMEAKCSAPCQWRCYGSTTKGTGVFKIKTVRGTETHKTCPRYMNNKLVTAPWIAKQYLNVFRARPGMTVLDLKEDILHRYSVNVTKARLYNGRALALQKLSGSVEQHYSHMRRYIAELQRVDREGRFQLRVGDGGVFRGLYVGFSALRKGFSYGCRPIIGLDGAFLKTHLGWILLCAIAKDGNNQMFPISWAVVEVENQENWSWFLEILLEELHITDGNGFTFISDQQKQHKGGTLKNLFWKACRSTYIEEYKAALEEMKQESEAAHDNFIERGPQKFCKAFISLSPISDMIDNNVSETFNGYVVNARGKLIIDMLEDIRCSLMARQFKKLSILDNWNDTICPQVRKKLESLKVHSRNCQVHPAMGGKFEVHHHEDKFVVVLESKTCTCRVWDSTGIPCVHAVSALAFLKQDPAAYIHEYFSVERYKMAYAFGLEPLNGKKMWPDAEGYTVLPPHIRRMPGRPKLKRKRDSDEVNPNDTNKLKKNGVTMTCRRCMQPGHNTRTCKNEPVEKQPRQDKKRGRPPKVKKPSEQSIEKGTTSSAPKVKKPSEQSIEKGSTSSAPKANDKVVARERALARKGVGSIVFPDRGKGAAHRVQFVNPRRTRSSSGITSESGTAEVPTQESRL, encoded by the exons ATGGCAGAAAG TTTCGATCTATTTATACACCATGGCGGCTTCTTTAGTTGGGTAGGAAACCATCAACTATATGTTGGTGGTAAGACATTACTCAGAGATGGACTAGATGCCGATAGGTTTGGTTATTTTGACCTTGAGGAGGAGGTGCAAAAATTAGGCTATGGGGTTTGGGCTGCCATGATGTTTCGAACTCCACTGACAGAGGATTATTCAATCATACGTGATGACAGTGATGTGATGCGAATGTTATCACATTTGTCCCCAAATCAGAGAACATTATCCGTGTATGTCGATCATGGTGTAGATATCGCCGAAGATGCCCCTGTTTTGGAGATGGATAACAATAATGAGATTGAGAAACATCGTGAGATAATTGTTGGGGGTGAAGAAAGCTCTGAAGATGATGATTACCAACCAAGTAACCAAGATGAAACAGATGATGACTCTGAGGATATAGAGTTAGCATCTGAGGATGAAGAATACCAATCAGCTCGAAGAAATTTGAAGAGAAAACCAATTCCTAGGGAACTCTTTGATAAATTGGTGGGTCAAGCTGAGGAGGATGAAGAACTGGAGGCTGATAAAGAGCATGCCGTGTCTGATTACGATGAGAGTGATGGTGAGATGAATTCATCTTCGACTGAGGATGAATTTGAGGTAGCAAGGAGGAAGACTAAAAGAGTGAGGTATGATCCGAAGCAGAGTCATAAGGATCTCAACGTTGTACTCGGGATGCGGTTTGAGAATGGCTGGCAAACAAGGGATGCACTTACTCAGTGTGGAATAGAGAATGGATGGTACCTTCGGTTCAAGAGGGTTAGTGCTACATTGATGGAAGCAAAGTGCAGCGCGCCATGCCAGTGGAGATGCTACGGTAGTACTACAAAAGGGACTGGTGTCTTCAAGATTAAGACTGTCAGAGGGACCGAGACTCACAAGACTTGCCCAAGATACATGAATAACAAGCTTGTTACTGCACCTTGGATTGCAAAGCAGTACTTAAATGTATTCCGAGCGAGGCCAGGTATGACAGTGCTTGATTTGAAGGAAGATATACTGCATAGGTACTCGGTTAATGTGACTAAGGCTAGACTATACAATGGGAGAGCCTTAGCATTGCAAAAGTTGAGTGGTTCTGTTGAACAACACTACTCTCACATGAGAAGATACATAGCAGAGTTACAACGAGTTGATAGGGAAGGCAGATTCCAGTTGAGGGTAGGTGATGGGGGTGTATTTAGGGGATTGTATGTGGGTTTTAGTGCATTGAGGAAGGGATTCAGCTACGGTTGTCGACCTATCATAGGTCTTGATGGAGCATTCTTGAAAACTCACTTGGGATGGATACTATTATGTGCAATAGCAAAAGATGGAAACAACCAAATGTTTCCCATATCTTGGGCTGTTGTCGAAGTTGAAAACCAAGAAAATTGGTCGTGGTTTTTGGAAATTCTACTGGAGGAACTCCATATCACTGATGGAAATGGATTCACTTTCATAAGTGACCAACAAAAG CAACATAAGGGAGGCACATTGAAAAATCTATTTTGGAAAGCTTGTAGGAGTACCTACATCGAGGAGTACAAGGCTGCCCTTGAGGAGATGAAGCAAGAAAGCGAGGCTGCCCATGATAACTTCATTGAGAGAGGTCCTCAGAAGTTCTGTAAGGCATTCATATCTCTATCTCCTATTTCTGATATGATTGATAACAACGTATCGGAGACGTTTAATGGATATGTAGTGAATGCTCGAGGTAAGCTTATCATAGATATGCTTGAAGATATACGTTGTTCGCTAATGGCGAGGCAGTTTAAGAAGTTGAGCATACTTGATAATTGGAATGATACTATCTGCCCACAAGTTAGGAAAAAACTTGAGTCTTTGAAAGTGCACAGTAGGAACTGTCAAGTACATCCTGCCATGGGTGGAAAGTTTGAAGTTCATCACCATGAAGACAAGTTTGTGGTTGTATTAGAGTCTAAGACATGCACGTGTAGAGTTTGGGACTCAACTGGAATTCCATGTGTGCATGCCGTATCTGCATTAGCATTCTTGAAACAGGATCCGGCTGCCTACATTCATGAGTACTTTAGTGTTGAGAGGTATAAAATGGCATATGCATTTGGTTTGGAACCTTTGAATGGGAAGAAGATGTGGCCGGACGCTGAGGGCTACACTGTGCTCCCACCACATATTCGGAGGATGCCGGGAAGGCCTAAACTGAAAAGGAAGAGGGATTCAGATGAAGTAAACCCCAATGACACAAACAAGCTCAAGAAGAATGGAGTTACAATGACATGTAGGAGGTGTATGCAGCCTGGGCATAACACACGTACATGTAAAAACGAGCCTGTGGAGAAGCAACCGCGACAAGATAAGAAGAGAGGCAGGCCTCCTAAAGTGAAGAAGCCTTCAGAACAGAGCATAGAAAAGGGCACTACATCCTCAGCCCCAAAAGTGAAGAAGCCTTCAGAACAGAGCATAGAAAAGGGCTCTACATCCTCAGCCCCAAAAGCAAATGATAAGGTTGTGGCAAGAGAAAGAGCACTAGCAAGAAAGGGTGTTGGCTCCATTGTGTTTCCAGataggggt AAAGGAGCAGCTCACAGAGTTCAGTTTGTGAACCCAAGAAGGACAAGATCGTCGAGTGGAATTACTTCTGAAAGTGGAACCGCTGAAGTCCCAACTCAAGAAAGCCGACTATGA